The following coding sequences lie in one Synechococcus sp. PCC 7336 genomic window:
- a CDS encoding F0F1 ATP synthase subunit gamma: MGLTPEALQAKIESVEDLQAIVKTMKALASVSIQQYRKAMESLEDYSRTVEMGLQVMLQQQRFSDRYGPDLLPKSTAAGRVGALVWGSDRGLCGQFDERIAAYTAERLKGLKIEPANISIAAIGARIETPMGHRGYPVAETVAVPNSATEIMPAVQNLLFAIEEWRSQQQIERILLFYNRPLTAASYRSYSLQLCPVDASWLHRLQDREWPSQALPMFTIDARQLFSEFIREYFFVSLYRAFAASLASENASRLSAMQSAEKNIEERLAELKARYHRQRQSAITAELLDIVAGFEALT; this comes from the coding sequence ATGGGACTGACGCCAGAAGCACTGCAAGCCAAGATCGAGAGTGTGGAAGACTTGCAAGCGATTGTAAAAACGATGAAGGCCCTCGCCTCTGTCAGCATTCAGCAGTATCGCAAGGCGATGGAATCGCTCGAAGATTACAGCCGAACCGTTGAAATGGGCTTGCAAGTGATGCTCCAGCAGCAGCGTTTTTCCGATCGATACGGCCCAGACTTGTTGCCGAAAAGCACCGCTGCGGGACGGGTAGGAGCGCTTGTTTGGGGATCGGATCGGGGCTTGTGCGGCCAATTTGACGAACGGATCGCAGCTTATACAGCAGAGCGTTTGAAGGGGCTGAAGATAGAACCGGCGAACATCTCGATCGCAGCTATAGGCGCGCGGATTGAGACGCCGATGGGCCATCGGGGCTATCCCGTTGCGGAAACAGTTGCGGTACCGAACTCGGCCACAGAAATTATGCCTGCGGTGCAGAATCTATTGTTTGCGATCGAGGAGTGGCGATCGCAGCAGCAGATCGAGCGAATTCTATTGTTCTACAACCGTCCGCTGACCGCTGCCTCTTATCGCTCGTACTCTCTGCAGTTATGCCCAGTCGATGCGAGCTGGCTGCATCGCTTGCAGGATCGGGAGTGGCCCTCCCAGGCCCTACCCATGTTTACAATCGACGCCAGACAGCTATTCTCTGAGTTCATTCGCGAGTATTTCTTCGTCAGTCTTTATCGAGCCTTTGCTGCCTCTCTGGCCAGCGAAAACGCCAGTCGCCTTTCCGCCATGCAGTCTGCCGAGAAGAATATTGAAGAGCGTCTAGCGGAGCTCAAAGCCCGATATCATCGCCAACGCCAAAGCGCGATTACCGCCGAGCTGCTCGACATTGTGGCTGGTTTTGAAGCTTTAACGTAA
- a CDS encoding F0F1 ATP synthase subunit C, whose product MDNLGLIGVVSIIVSGATIAIGSIAPAIGEGLALARALGALAQQPDRANTITRTLFVGLALVESTAIYCFVVSMILLFANPFWNHFLERSGG is encoded by the coding sequence ATGGATAATCTCGGTTTGATTGGAGTTGTCTCGATTATTGTTTCGGGTGCGACCATCGCGATCGGCTCGATTGCACCCGCGATTGGAGAAGGATTAGCGCTGGCTCGCGCTTTGGGTGCTTTGGCCCAACAACCCGATCGCGCCAATACGATTACGCGCACCTTATTTGTCGGTTTGGCACTGGTTGAATCCACCGCGATTTACTGCTTTGTGGTTTCCATGATTCTGCTATTTGCCAATCCTTTTTGGAACCACTTTTTAGAAAGGTCGGGGGGGTAA
- a CDS encoding ATP synthase subunit I: MLLREIIMNLNWHLFTALPLGFGLGYFYFGMLWLTVRQLPSTQWPIRLFVGSFLGRLTVALIGIYLVTNGQWERALACLGGFLLARSLLIHRLQLKQLQWKSHVEESQHGN; encoded by the coding sequence ATGCTGCTAAGAGAGATTATTATGAACCTAAATTGGCATCTATTCACTGCCTTGCCATTGGGCTTTGGGCTCGGATACTTTTACTTTGGGATGCTCTGGCTGACAGTACGACAATTGCCGAGCACGCAATGGCCAATCCGATTATTTGTCGGCAGCTTCCTGGGTCGATTGACGGTTGCTCTCATTGGTATTTATCTGGTAACGAATGGACAGTGGGAACGGGCACTGGCCTGTCTGGGAGGGTTCCTGTTGGCTCGCAGTCTGCTAATACATCGCTTACAACTCAAGCAACTCCAATGGAAATCACACGTAGAGGAGTCGCAGCATGGAAATTAA
- the nuoF gene encoding NADH-quinone oxidoreductase subunit NuoF has product MDLSELQEIAATRQRRLEKQRICCCTVGSCLSAGGAALKEALEEAVTEGGLGGQVQVSGVGCMGLCSRGPLVRIDPDEHLYETVLPERAEEVVRALGGEAVELRQGDLQHPFYTLQQRIVLENSGKIDPEAIEDYIAAQGYLALHRVLREMAAEAVVEEIARSGLRGRGGAGYPTGLKWATVAKMPPGPKYVVCNADEGDPGAFMDRSVLESDPHRVLEGMAIAAYAVGASQGFIYVRGEYPLAIGHLQTAIRQARRYGLLGSQIFESPFDFRIDLRIGAGAFVCGEETALMASIEGKRGLPRPRPPYPAESGLWGCPTLINNVETFANIPAIIRRGADWFASIGTDRSKGTKVFSLAGKVRNTGLIEVPMGTPLRQIVEAMGGGVPEGGAVKAVQTGGPSGGCIPAEALDTPVDYEALTELGSIMGSGGMVVMDSATNMVDVAKFFMQFCMEESCGKCIPCRAGTVQLYQLLDKIRSGRGCLADLELLEDLSDMVKYTSLCGLGQSAPNPVFSTLRHFRDEYVAAIAARHSPSSGGSSDARST; this is encoded by the coding sequence GTGGATCTGAGTGAATTACAAGAGATTGCCGCCACGCGGCAGCGGCGTTTGGAGAAGCAGCGGATTTGTTGCTGCACGGTGGGGAGTTGTCTGTCTGCGGGAGGGGCGGCCCTGAAGGAGGCGCTGGAGGAAGCCGTCACCGAGGGGGGATTGGGGGGACAAGTCCAGGTGAGTGGGGTGGGTTGCATGGGGCTGTGTAGTAGAGGCCCTCTAGTCCGCATCGACCCGGACGAGCACTTATACGAAACTGTGCTGCCCGAGCGAGCCGAGGAGGTGGTTCGGGCTCTGGGGGGAGAAGCCGTCGAGCTGCGTCAAGGGGATCTCCAGCACCCGTTCTATACTCTGCAGCAGCGGATTGTCTTAGAAAACAGCGGCAAGATCGACCCCGAGGCGATCGAGGACTACATTGCAGCCCAAGGCTATCTAGCCCTGCATCGGGTGTTGCGGGAGATGGCAGCGGAGGCGGTGGTGGAAGAAATTGCCCGCAGCGGTTTGCGGGGACGCGGCGGGGCTGGCTATCCGACGGGGTTGAAATGGGCCACTGTGGCTAAAATGCCCCCCGGGCCGAAATATGTCGTGTGTAATGCCGACGAAGGGGACCCCGGAGCCTTTATGGATCGCAGTGTGTTGGAAAGCGATCCCCATCGCGTCTTGGAGGGTATGGCGATCGCCGCCTATGCCGTGGGAGCCAGCCAAGGGTTTATTTACGTGCGGGGGGAATATCCGCTGGCGATCGGCCACCTGCAAACCGCGATTCGTCAAGCCCGCCGCTACGGCTTGCTCGGCAGCCAAATTTTTGAATCGCCGTTCGATTTCCGCATTGACTTGCGCATTGGAGCTGGGGCATTTGTATGTGGCGAAGAGACCGCCCTGATGGCCTCGATTGAAGGCAAGCGCGGCCTGCCCCGACCCCGACCTCCCTACCCGGCAGAGTCGGGCCTGTGGGGATGTCCCACCCTCATCAACAACGTCGAAACCTTTGCCAATATTCCCGCCATCATTCGCAGGGGAGCCGATTGGTTTGCCAGTATTGGCACCGATCGCAGCAAAGGCACTAAGGTGTTTTCCTTAGCGGGCAAGGTGCGCAATACTGGCTTAATCGAAGTGCCGATGGGAACTCCGCTGCGACAGATTGTGGAGGCAATGGGGGGTGGCGTTCCCGAGGGGGGAGCGGTGAAGGCCGTGCAGACGGGGGGGCCGTCGGGTGGGTGCATTCCGGCAGAGGCACTCGATACGCCTGTGGACTACGAGGCCCTGACCGAGCTGGGCTCCATCATGGGATCGGGCGGCATGGTGGTGATGGATAGTGCCACCAACATGGTGGATGTGGCCAAGTTCTTTATGCAGTTTTGCATGGAAGAATCCTGCGGCAAGTGCATTCCCTGCCGCGCTGGCACCGTTCAGCTCTATCAACTGCTGGACAAAATCCGCTCGGGTCGGGGCTGTTTGGCGGATCTGGAGTTGCTCGAAGATCTGTCCGATATGGTGAAATACACCAGTTTATGTGGATTGGGGCAGTCTGCCCCCAATCCGGTTTTCAGTACGCTGCGCCATTTCCGCGACGAGTATGTCGCGGCGATCGCCGCTCGCCATTCCCCATCCTCAGGAGGATCTTCAGATGCTCGATCGACCTAG
- the atpD gene encoding F0F1 ATP synthase subunit beta, translated as MNRGKVVSFRGSVIDVQFSQQLPKLYSQLRAGEDGRVVIEVVEQRDAETVRGIALTPVAGLARGSPAIATNQPLQVPVGQRLLGRVLNVFGETVDRKEPIVGGEWRSLHRAPVPLSQRSTLSEVLETGIKAIDLLAPLERGGKAGLFGGAGVGKTVLIAETIHNMASGYEGIGIFCGIGERNREAEELYREMQAAGVLDNTIMVFGQMDEPPGARFRVGHAALTMAEYFRDDAKRDVLLLIDNIFRFIQAGQEVSGLMGRLPSRVGYQPTLLTDLAEFEERISSTATGAITSIQAVYVPADDFTDPAAVQTFGHLSSSIVLSRKRASEGFYPAVDLLRSSSKMLTPTVVGNRHYQIAREVRRTLATYEQLKDIIAMLGIEELSQSDRQMVDRARKLERFLTQPFFSTEQFTGKSGKLVSLEATISGCESILNDEFVRFSERSLYMIGAIDEAGVQGA; from the coding sequence ATGAATCGAGGCAAAGTCGTTTCGTTTCGGGGTAGCGTAATCGACGTGCAATTTTCCCAGCAGCTTCCCAAACTGTACAGCCAGTTGCGGGCGGGGGAAGATGGCCGCGTCGTGATTGAGGTCGTGGAGCAGCGCGATGCCGAGACGGTCAGAGGCATTGCCTTGACCCCAGTTGCGGGTTTAGCTAGGGGATCGCCCGCGATCGCCACAAACCAACCCCTCCAGGTACCCGTAGGCCAGCGCTTGCTCGGTCGGGTGTTGAATGTGTTTGGGGAAACCGTCGATCGCAAAGAACCGATCGTGGGGGGAGAGTGGCGATCGCTCCATCGAGCTCCCGTCCCGCTATCGCAACGCTCTACCCTCTCGGAGGTTTTAGAAACCGGCATCAAAGCGATCGACCTGCTCGCCCCATTAGAGCGAGGGGGAAAAGCTGGCTTGTTTGGCGGCGCCGGCGTCGGCAAGACGGTCTTAATCGCCGAGACCATCCACAACATGGCAAGTGGGTACGAGGGCATCGGCATCTTTTGCGGCATTGGCGAACGCAATCGAGAAGCTGAAGAGCTGTATCGGGAAATGCAAGCGGCGGGAGTGCTGGATAACACCATCATGGTCTTCGGCCAGATGGACGAGCCTCCCGGTGCCAGGTTTCGGGTGGGGCATGCTGCCCTGACAATGGCGGAGTATTTCCGCGACGATGCGAAACGAGATGTCCTGCTGCTGATTGATAACATCTTTCGGTTTATCCAAGCCGGACAGGAAGTCTCTGGCTTAATGGGGCGGCTGCCCTCTCGGGTGGGCTACCAGCCCACCTTACTGACAGACTTGGCTGAGTTTGAGGAGCGCATCTCCAGTACGGCAACCGGTGCAATCACCTCCATTCAAGCGGTCTACGTGCCAGCCGACGATTTTACCGATCCCGCCGCCGTCCAGACATTCGGTCACCTGTCTTCCTCGATCGTGCTGTCTCGCAAGCGGGCCAGCGAGGGGTTTTATCCGGCAGTTGACTTGCTGCGCTCCAGCTCGAAAATGCTGACGCCGACTGTGGTTGGGAACAGACATTACCAAATTGCTCGGGAAGTCAGACGCACGCTAGCCACTTACGAACAGTTGAAGGACATTATCGCCATGCTAGGCATCGAGGAACTGTCCCAAAGCGATCGCCAGATGGTCGATCGCGCCCGCAAGCTGGAGCGATTTTTGACGCAACCCTTCTTCAGTACTGAGCAATTTACTGGCAAGAGCGGCAAGTTGGTCTCTCTGGAGGCCACCATTTCGGGCTGCGAAAGCATTTTGAATGACGAGTTTGTTCGTTTTTCGGAGCGATCGCTGTACATGATTGGGGCCATCGACGAAGCAGGAGTACAGGGGGCATGA
- the hoxE gene encoding bidirectional hydrogenase complex protein HoxE translates to MGLQTHTASDRRSPSRTSGDKRFRLLDATMKQHQYQQDALIEVLHRAQELFGYLEEDLLLYIAHSLKLPPSQVYGVATFYHFFSLKRKGAHTCVVCMGTACYVKGAPTVLGAIERYAGIAAGETTADGELSLVTARCLGACGVAPAVVLDGETEGHQTPALAIARLEECLQRGSE, encoded by the coding sequence ATGGGACTTCAGACCCACACTGCATCGGATCGGCGATCGCCCTCTCGCACTAGTGGGGACAAACGGTTTCGCCTGCTGGACGCCACCATGAAACAGCACCAATATCAGCAGGACGCGCTGATTGAGGTGTTGCATCGGGCGCAAGAATTGTTTGGCTATCTGGAAGAAGATTTACTCCTCTATATCGCCCACAGCCTGAAGCTGCCCCCCAGTCAGGTGTACGGAGTTGCAACCTTCTACCACTTTTTCTCCCTCAAGCGCAAAGGGGCACATACTTGCGTGGTGTGCATGGGAACAGCTTGCTACGTCAAAGGGGCTCCCACCGTATTGGGGGCAATCGAGCGATATGCGGGGATAGCGGCGGGGGAAACCACCGCCGACGGGGAATTGTCTCTCGTCACTGCTCGATGTTTGGGAGCCTGCGGTGTCGCACCAGCTGTGGTGCTGGATGGGGAAACGGAGGGGCACCAAACCCCCGCACTGGCGATCGCCCGCTTGGAGGAGTGCTTGCAGCGTGGATCTGAGTGA
- a CDS encoding DUF4351 domain-containing protein — translation MPAPRADFDTPWKEVLEIYFEPCLQFFFPAAHAQIDWSRPYEFLDKELQQVVRDAELGRRYADKLVRVWLLDGLDMWILIHVEVQGNKDDSFPERMYIYNTRIAERYGRPVASLAILCDTSPNWHPSEFVREVLGCRLEFRFLTAKLLGYKQRWAELEASSNPFATIAMAHLQAQATRRDQRDRLQWKLRLIRRLYGRGFEREDVIQLFHFIDWVMALPEELEREVWEEIQAYEREQRMPYISSVERIGLAKGLEQGLEQGLEQGREQGLEQGRQQEALRMLLRLLASRFSSIPTSLQTQLRELTVVQLEGLLDTVLAADSLEQLSEYLAQRSSDS, via the coding sequence ATGCCCGCACCCCGAGCAGACTTCGATACTCCCTGGAAAGAGGTGCTGGAGATTTACTTCGAGCCCTGTCTCCAGTTCTTCTTCCCTGCCGCCCACGCCCAAATTGACTGGTCGCGTCCCTACGAGTTTCTCGACAAAGAGTTACAGCAAGTTGTTCGCGATGCCGAGCTGGGCCGTCGCTATGCAGATAAACTGGTCCGGGTCTGGCTACTCGACGGACTGGACATGTGGATTCTCATCCATGTGGAAGTGCAGGGCAACAAAGATGACTCCTTCCCGGAACGCATGTACATCTACAACACCCGCATTGCCGAGCGCTACGGTCGCCCCGTGGCGAGTTTAGCCATCCTCTGCGACACTAGTCCCAATTGGCATCCCAGCGAATTTGTCCGCGAGGTCTTGGGCTGTCGTCTGGAGTTCCGCTTTCTCACCGCAAAATTGCTAGGCTACAAGCAAAGATGGGCCGAATTGGAGGCCAGCAGCAATCCGTTTGCGACCATTGCGATGGCTCACCTGCAGGCACAAGCCACCCGTCGAGACCAGCGCGATCGCCTGCAGTGGAAGCTGCGGTTGATTCGACGGCTGTACGGGCGGGGTTTCGAGCGCGAGGATGTCATCCAGCTATTCCACTTCATCGATTGGGTGATGGCATTGCCGGAGGAATTGGAGCGAGAGGTCTGGGAAGAGATTCAAGCTTACGAGCGGGAGCAGAGGATGCCTTACATCAGCAGCGTGGAAAGAATTGGTCTGGCCAAAGGGCTCGAACAAGGGCTCGAACAGGGGCTCGAACAAGGGCGCGAACAAGGACTCGAACAGGGGCGACAACAAGAAGCGCTACGCATGCTGCTGCGTTTATTGGCAAGTCGATTTAGCTCTATTCCAACTTCACTTCAGACTCAACTTCGGGAGCTTACGGTAGTGCAGCTAGAAGGATTACTCGATACAGTCTTAGCCGCTGACTCACTCGAACAACTTTCCGAATACTTGGCCCAAAGGTCATCTGACTCGTAA
- a CDS encoding AtpZ/AtpI family protein — translation MTEPDDLTTRKRRHFRNTFRQSIRDKSTRKQQARQEGEGGVLFWMGTFGLVGWSVTVPTLIGIAIGAWIDRQWPSRYSWTLMLLFAGVVLGCWNAWFWIREESQDD, via the coding sequence ATGACAGAGCCTGACGATTTAACGACTCGAAAACGGCGTCACTTTCGGAATACCTTTCGCCAGAGCATTCGGGATAAATCGACTCGAAAACAGCAGGCAAGGCAAGAAGGGGAAGGTGGAGTCTTATTTTGGATGGGAACCTTTGGCCTCGTGGGGTGGAGCGTCACTGTTCCCACGCTCATTGGAATTGCGATCGGGGCTTGGATCGATCGGCAATGGCCGAGCCGCTATTCCTGGACACTGATGCTATTGTTTGCTGGCGTAGTGCTGGGCTGCTGGAATGCTTGGTTTTGGATTCGAGAGGAAAGCCAGGATGATTGA
- a CDS encoding alternate F1F0 ATPase, F1 subunit alpha, which translates to MNGDCQKPLQATLEETFELMGRSLESYRPVLESREVGSVRSVGEGIATVAGLPNVRADELVRFAGNVYGIAYNFDPDSLGTILLGPSEALAVGDKVQRTGRILDVPVGEALLGRVVDALGRPLDTSGSVQAEGRRPVERQAPPFMDRAPVEVPLQTGLKVVDALIPIGRGQRELIVGDRQTGKTAVAVDTIINQRDKGVICVYCAIGQRSSSVAEVIGDLRDRGAMDYSIVVVATGEDPPGLQYITPYAATTMAEYFMESGRDVLIVYDDLTRHAWIYRELSLLLRRPPGREAYPGDIFYLHSRLLERATHLKPELGGGSLTALPIAETQAQNIAAYIPTNLISIADGQIYLSPDLFQQGILPAIDVGQSVSRVGGKTQLSAYRAVAGDLRLSYAQFQELEVFARFGTQLDEETHRMLERGRRVREMLKQPQSQPLSAEEQIAVLLAVSGGIFDRIPIPDVDAAARAIRTAVTEQLPHLCDRINAGDPLDDGDRQALLERARKAIANFESDKAGQRWD; encoded by the coding sequence ATGAATGGAGACTGTCAAAAACCGTTGCAAGCAACGCTGGAAGAGACTTTCGAACTGATGGGGCGATCGCTAGAGAGCTATCGCCCCGTCCTGGAGTCTCGCGAGGTTGGCAGCGTTCGATCGGTCGGCGAGGGGATCGCGACCGTTGCAGGGCTGCCCAACGTCAGAGCGGATGAACTGGTACGCTTTGCCGGTAACGTCTACGGCATCGCATATAACTTCGATCCAGACAGTCTGGGCACGATCTTGCTGGGGCCGAGCGAAGCCCTCGCAGTGGGGGACAAGGTGCAGCGGACCGGTCGTATCTTAGACGTTCCCGTGGGCGAAGCGCTCTTGGGTCGGGTGGTGGATGCCCTCGGTCGTCCGCTGGATACCTCGGGATCGGTGCAAGCAGAGGGCCGCCGCCCTGTCGAGCGACAAGCCCCGCCATTTATGGACCGGGCTCCCGTAGAAGTCCCCCTGCAAACGGGGCTGAAGGTGGTGGATGCTCTTATTCCCATCGGTCGCGGCCAGCGAGAGCTGATTGTGGGCGATCGCCAAACGGGCAAGACAGCGGTTGCCGTGGATACCATTATCAACCAACGGGATAAAGGGGTTATCTGCGTGTATTGCGCCATCGGCCAGCGGTCGTCGAGTGTGGCCGAGGTCATTGGCGATTTGCGCGATCGCGGTGCGATGGATTACAGCATCGTGGTAGTCGCAACCGGCGAAGACCCGCCGGGGTTGCAGTACATCACCCCTTACGCTGCCACCACAATGGCCGAGTATTTTATGGAGTCAGGCCGCGACGTTCTGATCGTTTACGACGATTTGACACGACATGCTTGGATTTATCGAGAACTGTCGCTATTGTTGCGCCGTCCCCCCGGTCGAGAAGCCTATCCGGGGGATATTTTCTACCTTCACTCCCGACTGCTGGAACGGGCCACCCATCTCAAGCCGGAGTTGGGGGGCGGTTCGCTGACGGCTTTACCCATTGCAGAGACGCAAGCCCAGAATATTGCGGCTTACATTCCCACTAATCTCATCTCGATCGCCGACGGACAAATCTATTTGTCTCCCGATCTGTTTCAGCAGGGCATCTTACCGGCAATCGACGTGGGCCAGTCCGTCTCGCGAGTGGGCGGCAAAACCCAACTGTCGGCCTATCGGGCGGTTGCGGGCGACCTGCGGCTGTCCTACGCTCAGTTTCAAGAGTTGGAAGTGTTCGCCCGCTTTGGCACCCAACTGGATGAGGAGACCCACCGCATGCTAGAGCGGGGACGGCGGGTGCGCGAAATGCTCAAACAACCCCAATCCCAACCCCTGTCGGCAGAGGAGCAAATTGCGGTATTGCTGGCGGTCAGTGGCGGGATTTTCGATCGCATTCCCATCCCTGACGTTGACGCCGCCGCTCGCGCCATCCGCACAGCCGTGACAGAACAGTTACCCCACCTTTGCGATCGCATTAACGCGGGCGATCCCCTCGACGATGGCGATCGTCAAGCCCTCTTGGAACGAGCCCGCAAAGCGATTGCAAACTTTGAATCTGACAAGGCAGGCCAGAGATGGGACTGA
- a CDS encoding F0F1 ATP synthase subunit A, giving the protein MEINPDNIILLHLGDIGLNATILFTWLVMAVLVVGSWLVTRNLSVDSQISNWQNVLEIIVESISGQIRDASEQEPEPYLPFIGTLFLFIAIANLLAIVPFYISPAASLSTTSALALCVFVAVPLFGIRKVGLLSYLENYIQPTPLMLPFTLIGEISRTASLAIRLFGNIMSGNLLVAILVSLVPLFIPPVMQAFGLLIGVIQAYVFSILAMVYITSGMRTQQTLD; this is encoded by the coding sequence ATGGAAATTAATCCTGACAATATTATCCTTTTGCACTTAGGCGATATTGGTCTGAATGCCACGATTCTCTTCACCTGGTTGGTTATGGCAGTTTTAGTTGTCGGCTCCTGGCTCGTCACGCGCAATCTGTCAGTAGACTCACAGATCTCGAATTGGCAAAATGTACTTGAAATTATTGTGGAATCTATCTCCGGCCAAATTCGCGATGCCAGCGAGCAAGAACCGGAGCCGTATTTGCCGTTCATCGGGACTCTCTTTCTATTCATTGCGATTGCCAATCTGCTGGCAATCGTGCCGTTTTACATATCGCCCGCCGCCTCTCTCTCGACCACATCCGCGTTGGCGCTCTGCGTTTTTGTCGCAGTGCCTCTGTTTGGCATTCGAAAAGTCGGTTTACTGAGTTATCTCGAAAACTATATTCAACCGACGCCCTTGATGTTACCCTTCACACTCATCGGCGAGATTTCGCGGACGGCATCGCTCGCAATTCGCCTGTTTGGAAACATTATGAGTGGCAATCTGCTGGTGGCGATTCTTGTATCGCTCGTGCCATTATTCATTCCTCCTGTTATGCAAGCATTTGGACTATTGATCGGGGTGATTCAGGCATATGTCTTTTCCATCCTGGCAATGGTCTATATTACGTCTGGAATGCGCACTCAACAGACGCTCGACTGA
- a CDS encoding DUF790 family protein, with translation MEWVLRAMLPTDLLSFRRNGESVVPLRLQLNERNLAIAADLISTFAASQGETQGTLDRQLQDLEGDSPDYRLRRGLAHILKSSFCSFDIVSPLDPPMLRQRVFGLAAQTTSIPTNTAGTLATLATQLSQELEREIHPQQIQTGLYADLQENRILSEFDAPTPEALLHRFNLSQVQGIFYKATHITLNAHRNDPGEYKLLFRYLKLFQLMAYIEGDADRGFTITVDGPTSLFKPSTRYGLAIAKLLPALLHVTKWSLAATLKIRDFYTKEYRQYRYTLDSDCGLVTHYPPGKPYDSMLEESFASRWDKLGTDWKLEREVDLIPIPGSVMIPDFRLVHADGRSRLLEIVGYWRPEYLRKKFSQVHQSQREDLILAVSERLNLEKAGVKLQQVSVPIVWFKHKLSPKAVLEVLDE, from the coding sequence TTGGAATGGGTCTTACGAGCCATGCTGCCCACTGACCTATTGAGTTTTCGCCGCAATGGCGAATCTGTTGTGCCGCTGCGGCTGCAGTTAAACGAGCGCAATCTGGCGATCGCCGCCGATCTAATTTCTACCTTTGCCGCCAGCCAAGGGGAAACTCAAGGCACGCTCGATCGCCAACTGCAAGACCTAGAAGGAGACAGCCCCGACTATCGCCTCCGTCGCGGTCTGGCCCATATCCTCAAAAGCAGCTTCTGCTCCTTTGACATCGTCAGCCCTCTCGATCCGCCCATGCTGCGCCAGCGAGTCTTCGGTCTCGCCGCCCAAACCACCTCAATCCCAACCAATACTGCAGGCACGCTCGCTACTCTCGCCACCCAGCTCAGCCAGGAACTCGAGCGCGAAATTCATCCCCAGCAAATCCAAACCGGCCTCTATGCCGACCTGCAAGAGAACCGCATCCTCAGCGAATTCGACGCCCCCACACCCGAGGCGCTGCTGCACCGCTTCAACCTTTCCCAAGTGCAAGGCATCTTCTACAAAGCCACCCACATCACCCTCAACGCCCACCGCAACGATCCGGGCGAATACAAGCTGTTATTTCGCTATCTCAAACTGTTTCAATTAATGGCCTATATCGAAGGGGATGCCGATCGCGGCTTCACCATTACGGTGGACGGCCCCACTAGCTTGTTTAAGCCCAGCACCCGCTACGGGCTGGCGATCGCCAAACTGCTGCCAGCCTTGCTCCACGTCACGAAATGGAGTCTGGCCGCTACCCTCAAGATCCGCGACTTCTACACGAAAGAATACCGCCAGTACCGCTACACCCTCGACTCCGACTGCGGTCTGGTCACCCACTACCCCCCCGGCAAACCCTACGACAGCATGCTGGAAGAATCGTTTGCCTCCCGTTGGGACAAGCTCGGCACCGACTGGAAACTAGAGCGAGAGGTGGATCTGATCCCCATCCCCGGTAGTGTCATGATTCCCGATTTTCGCTTGGTGCATGCCGATGGGCGATCGCGATTGCTGGAAATTGTCGGGTATTGGCGGCCGGAATATTTGCGCAAGAAGTTTTCTCAAGTGCACCAATCGCAGCGGGAGGATCTGATCTTGGCGGTGTCCGAACGACTCAATCTGGAGAAGGCTGGCGTGAAGCTCCAACAGGTTTCAGTACCGATTGTCTGGTTTAAGCACAAATTATCGCCCAAGGCTGTCTTAGAGGTTTTGGACGAATAA
- a CDS encoding F0F1 ATP synthase subunit epsilon, with the protein MSTEMKLKVLLPTGVFLVARVSKAIAEAANGSFCLLPNHIDFVATLVPGILSFDSGGDGEVFLAIDRGVLVKCGSEVLVATRQAIRGDDLDTLMQAVEERFLALDERERRSRSALAKLEASFVRGLAEMRGIGNDRA; encoded by the coding sequence ATGAGTACCGAAATGAAGTTGAAGGTCTTGCTGCCGACAGGGGTTTTTCTCGTGGCCCGCGTCAGCAAAGCGATCGCCGAAGCGGCCAATGGCTCCTTCTGCTTGTTGCCCAATCACATCGATTTCGTTGCCACCCTCGTACCCGGTATTCTGTCGTTTGACTCTGGTGGAGATGGAGAAGTCTTTCTCGCGATCGATCGGGGCGTCTTGGTGAAATGCGGCTCGGAGGTGTTGGTGGCGACTCGACAAGCAATTCGGGGGGACGATCTAGACACCTTGATGCAAGCCGTGGAGGAGCGCTTTCTTGCCTTAGACGAACGAGAGAGGCGATCGCGCTCTGCCCTCGCTAAGCTGGAGGCAAGTTTTGTGCGGGGGCTGGCCGAAATGAGAGGGATCGGCAATGACAGAGCCTGA